A genome region from Myroides fluvii includes the following:
- a CDS encoding putative monovalent cation/H+ antiporter subunit A — protein MLFIILLTFVLAFSTLFLKGLGRSKFTGLLTLIPLSLFIYFLSYLPKIRSGKEVLLFRNEWVPSLGIAFDFKLDGLSLLFSLLITGIGALVYWYASYYLKGHIYIQRFFAYLGLFMGAMLGVVLSDNLISLFVFWELTSITSFFLIGFNNEDEDSRKSALWALGITGLGGFFLLSFAAVVGSIAGSYSIHELLTQSDFLKEHASYGILLFFLFMGAFTKSAQFPFHFWLPGAMKAPTPVSAYLHSATMVKAGIYLLARFTPVLGDHVYWNTTLQVIGGVTMLFGAIHSVFRKDMKGILAYTTISALGMIVFLLGVGSEKAIYAASIFILVHALYKATLFLVTGTVDHQTHTRDITQLGGLRKTMPALAGAALIAALSSAGIPLTFGFIGKEIIYDATYTYPINQWALVFTGVAVLTNVFLSAAGFLVGIKPFFGKVKERCQDVPKPSLQMWLPPVVLSVLSLVFGALPQLVNQGIIASVARAIGGKTIEMELALWHGFNEIVALSGGTIVLGIALYFAFKGYQNSLRIVARFDSLSPQHIFGFVVEKFRTFAYAYTRLFQSGYLRIYLMVIIVFFIGLVGYKLFADVPLRVNTEGLSEFRIYELVVFLITVIAIFFAINTPSRLSAIAATGVVGYCICLIFVFYGAPDLAMTQFAIDTLTVVLFVLVLFKLPGFLKLSNRKIQFRDAVVSIAFGGLISLITLQALVSPADKEISRYYAENAYVLAKGKNVVNVILVDFRGFDTLIETIVLSIAALGVYGLLKYRTKDEEISE, from the coding sequence ATGCTATTTATTATTTTACTCACTTTTGTACTAGCTTTTAGTACGCTTTTTTTGAAGGGGTTAGGACGTTCTAAGTTTACAGGATTATTAACTTTAATACCATTAAGTCTTTTCATTTATTTTCTGTCTTATTTGCCAAAAATAAGATCAGGAAAGGAAGTCTTGCTTTTTAGAAATGAATGGGTGCCTTCTTTAGGTATCGCCTTTGACTTTAAATTAGATGGATTGTCCCTCTTATTCTCCTTGCTAATCACAGGAATCGGAGCACTCGTGTATTGGTATGCTTCCTACTATCTCAAAGGACATATTTATATTCAGCGATTTTTTGCCTATCTCGGACTCTTCATGGGCGCTATGTTAGGCGTCGTTTTGTCAGATAACCTAATTTCCCTTTTTGTATTCTGGGAATTAACCAGTATTACTTCCTTCTTTCTTATCGGGTTTAATAACGAAGATGAGGATTCGCGTAAAAGTGCACTATGGGCACTTGGAATTACGGGACTGGGAGGATTCTTTTTGCTCTCTTTCGCCGCTGTGGTGGGGAGTATAGCAGGTAGTTATTCCATTCATGAATTATTGACCCAATCGGACTTCTTAAAGGAACATGCTTCCTATGGGATATTGTTGTTCTTTTTATTCATGGGAGCTTTTACCAAATCAGCCCAGTTTCCCTTTCATTTTTGGTTGCCAGGTGCAATGAAAGCGCCTACACCCGTTTCTGCTTATCTGCATTCAGCTACAATGGTGAAAGCAGGAATTTACCTTTTAGCGCGTTTTACGCCCGTTTTGGGTGATCATGTGTATTGGAATACCACTTTGCAGGTAATAGGGGGGGTAACTATGTTATTTGGAGCCATACACTCCGTGTTTCGAAAGGATATGAAAGGAATATTAGCTTATACGACAATTTCGGCCTTGGGTATGATTGTCTTTTTACTTGGAGTAGGGTCGGAAAAGGCCATTTACGCCGCTAGTATTTTTATTCTAGTTCACGCCTTATACAAAGCAACGCTCTTTTTGGTCACAGGTACTGTAGATCATCAAACACATACCCGTGATATAACGCAATTAGGTGGTTTGCGCAAAACAATGCCCGCTTTGGCTGGTGCTGCTCTGATCGCTGCTTTATCTAGTGCAGGGATTCCGTTGACTTTTGGATTTATAGGAAAAGAGATTATTTACGATGCAACCTATACCTATCCCATTAATCAATGGGCACTAGTCTTTACTGGGGTAGCAGTGCTGACCAATGTTTTTCTAAGTGCTGCTGGTTTTCTTGTAGGAATTAAACCTTTTTTTGGAAAGGTAAAAGAAAGGTGTCAAGATGTGCCTAAACCTTCTCTTCAAATGTGGTTACCCCCTGTGGTTTTATCCGTGTTAAGTCTTGTCTTTGGCGCATTACCTCAATTGGTAAATCAAGGTATTATCGCTTCGGTGGCAAGGGCAATAGGCGGCAAAACGATTGAGATGGAATTGGCTTTGTGGCATGGATTCAATGAAATCGTAGCGCTGAGTGGTGGAACAATTGTCTTGGGGATTGCCTTGTACTTCGCTTTTAAAGGATATCAAAATTCACTCCGCATCGTTGCACGCTTTGACAGCCTGTCTCCTCAGCATATTTTTGGTTTTGTCGTGGAGAAATTTAGAACGTTTGCTTACGCTTATACGCGTTTGTTTCAAAGTGGGTATTTGCGTATTTACTTGATGGTCATCATTGTTTTCTTTATCGGCTTGGTAGGGTATAAATTATTCGCAGATGTTCCTTTGCGTGTCAACACAGAAGGACTGTCTGAATTTAGAATTTATGAATTAGTAGTCTTCTTAATTACAGTTATCGCTATTTTCTTTGCTATTAATACACCTTCTCGATTGTCGGCTATCGCCGCAACAGGAGTGGTAGGGTATTGCATTTGTTTGATTTTTGTATTCTACGGTGCCCCAGATTTAGCGATGACGCAATTTGCTATTGATACGCTAACGGTCGTTTTATTTGTCTTGGTTTTGTTTAAATTACCTGGTTTCTTAAAATTGAGTAATCGAAAAATTCAATTCAGAGATGCAGTGGTTTCTATTGCTTTTGGAGGATTGATTTCACTCATAACGCTACAAGCATTGGTATCACCAGCAGACAAAGAAATTAGCCGTTATTATGCAGAAAATGCCTATGTTTTAGCAAAAGGAAAAAACGTAGTCAATGTCATTCTCGTAGATTTTAGAGGTTTTGATACATTAATTGAGACTATAGTACTTTCAATCGCGGCATTAGGAGTATATGGTCTTTTAAAATATAGAACGAAGGATGAAGAAATATCAGAATAA
- the mnhG gene encoding monovalent cation/H(+) antiporter subunit G — MTDILIMILSTLGAIFILIASIGIFRMPDFYTRLSITIKAATLGIGCILGAAAIHFSEFSITTKVFAIVFFLFITSPVAAFLIARTAYMTGIKLWNKSVIDELKDRYGFDESCEEEDKTTCTHTNTNKNEEEKD, encoded by the coding sequence ATGACTGATATACTAATCATGATTTTGAGTACACTGGGGGCTATTTTTATTTTAATCGCTTCTATCGGTATTTTTAGAATGCCCGATTTTTATACGCGATTATCTATTACGATTAAAGCCGCAACCCTGGGTATTGGTTGTATTCTTGGTGCCGCGGCTATTCACTTTTCTGAATTTTCAATTACCACCAAAGTATTTGCCATTGTTTTTTTCTTGTTTATCACTTCGCCCGTAGCAGCATTTTTAATTGCTCGAACTGCGTATATGACGGGAATCAAGTTGTGGAACAAATCAGTTATCGATGAGTTGAAAGATCGTTATGGTTTTGATGAATCTTGTGAAGAAGAAGACAAAACAACGTGTACACATACAAATACCAATAAAAATGAAGAAGAGAAAGATTAA
- a CDS encoding proton-conducting transporter transmembrane domain-containing protein → MISNFILAPIFAHMFTAVVLLFFWKNVKIQKIISIVGNSIAFLLCWNLFAATWEHGAITLQLGSWKAPFGITFVADTLSAVMVLLTATVALAVGIYSTSAINISRIKYGYFIIFHFLIMGLLGAFLTGDIFNLYVWFEVVIISSFVLLTLGGKKRQMESAVKYVTMNMLASTIFLTAIGILYGITGSLNIADLAHQVAIVENRGLVSVTALLFFVGFGIKSAVFPMYFWLPSSYHTPPSAIGAIFGGLLTKMGVYSMFRVFTIVFQPDDFVLGVFVVIAILTMISGALGAINKRNIRRILSYFIVCHIGYLIAGFGLYTELAFVGVIFYLIHDVIVKSNLFMMSGLIQKIRETQDINRLGGLYKDYPKLSILFAVILFSLVGIPPLSGFWPKIMLFQEAFRLEQYVLLGTLIFASFVTLFIVARIWSEVFWKDLPKPNSEEIDHFAPFVSSGKVALILPVAALAGVSLFIGLNAPLIFEVSERVAHEMMNPSIYIESVLQGIK, encoded by the coding sequence ATGATTTCAAACTTCATATTAGCGCCAATTTTTGCTCATATGTTTACGGCGGTTGTGTTATTGTTTTTTTGGAAAAATGTAAAAATTCAAAAAATAATAAGTATCGTTGGTAATAGCATTGCTTTTTTGTTGTGTTGGAATTTATTTGCTGCAACTTGGGAACATGGCGCAATAACCTTGCAACTTGGAAGCTGGAAAGCTCCTTTTGGTATTACCTTCGTTGCGGATACACTAAGTGCCGTTATGGTACTGCTTACGGCCACAGTAGCTTTAGCTGTAGGAATTTACTCTACATCTGCGATCAATATAAGCCGAATCAAATACGGGTATTTTATTATTTTCCACTTTCTAATCATGGGGCTTTTAGGAGCTTTCTTGACAGGCGATATCTTTAATTTATACGTTTGGTTTGAAGTCGTGATTATCTCCTCTTTTGTCTTGTTGACTCTAGGAGGAAAGAAAAGACAAATGGAGTCTGCCGTTAAATATGTCACCATGAACATGCTGGCCTCTACTATTTTCTTAACAGCTATCGGAATCCTTTACGGAATTACGGGAAGCTTGAATATAGCCGATTTGGCACATCAAGTCGCCATTGTTGAAAATAGAGGTTTAGTATCGGTAACCGCACTGTTGTTCTTTGTGGGATTTGGAATTAAATCGGCCGTATTTCCCATGTATTTCTGGTTGCCTTCCTCTTATCATACCCCACCTTCGGCCATTGGTGCTATTTTTGGTGGACTACTAACTAAAATGGGGGTCTACTCCATGTTTAGAGTGTTTACGATCGTATTCCAACCGGATGATTTTGTCTTAGGGGTTTTTGTGGTGATTGCTATCTTAACGATGATTAGTGGCGCATTGGGCGCAATTAATAAAAGGAATATCCGCCGTATCCTATCGTACTTTATTGTTTGTCATATCGGATACTTAATAGCCGGATTTGGCTTATATACAGAACTCGCTTTTGTAGGAGTTATCTTTTACTTAATCCACGATGTTATTGTGAAAAGTAACCTTTTTATGATGAGTGGCTTGATACAGAAAATTAGAGAAACACAAGATATTAACCGATTAGGAGGATTGTATAAAGATTACCCTAAGCTTTCCATCTTGTTTGCTGTTATTCTGTTCTCTTTGGTTGGAATTCCACCATTATCTGGTTTTTGGCCTAAAATTATGTTGTTCCAAGAAGCGTTTAGATTAGAGCAATATGTGCTGTTGGGAACACTCATATTTGCGAGTTTCGTAACGCTGTTTATCGTAGCGCGAATCTGGTCGGAAGTGTTTTGGAAAGATTTGCCTAAACCCAATAGTGAAGAAATTGATCACTTTGCACCTTTTGTGAGTTCGGGAAAAGTAGCCTTGATTTTACCTGTAGCTGCCTTGGCCGGAGTATCTCTTTTTATTGGATTGAACGCCCCTTTAATCTTTGAAGTTTCCGAGCGAGTGGCACATGAAATGATGAATCCTTCGATTTATATAGAATCAGTTTTACAGGGCATTAAATAA
- a CDS encoding Na+/H+ antiporter subunit E, with protein sequence MLKYFLLNILLTFVWVALTGQLNYANFFFGGVAGFFILWMLTKTSSNKADKEYFYRVPKIIVFIFYFFVDMLQANLQVAIDVITPNYHTTPGIIKYEIDAKTDFEITMLANIIALTPGTMVIDIADDKSHIFIHTMYLKDKDKFIQRMKERTEKKLLAILR encoded by the coding sequence ATGCTGAAATATTTTTTACTTAATATCTTATTGACCTTTGTCTGGGTTGCACTTACAGGACAATTAAACTACGCAAATTTCTTCTTTGGAGGAGTAGCGGGTTTCTTTATTCTGTGGATGTTGACGAAAACCTCTTCCAATAAAGCTGACAAAGAATACTTTTATCGCGTACCTAAAATTATCGTCTTTATTTTTTACTTCTTTGTAGATATGCTTCAAGCAAATCTGCAAGTGGCTATTGACGTAATTACACCAAATTATCATACTACACCGGGTATTATTAAATATGAAATTGATGCAAAAACAGATTTCGAAATAACGATGTTAGCCAATATTATTGCACTTACACCTGGTACCATGGTAATCGATATTGCAGACGATAAAAGTCATATATTTATTCATACGATGTATCTGAAGGATAAAGACAAATTCATTCAGCGCATGAAAGAAAGAACCGAAAAGAAATTATTAGCTATTTTACGATGA
- a CDS encoding monovalent cation/H+ antiporter complex subunit F, with amino-acid sequence MTVETYLIYVVMPIISLSLILIFIRFLKGPAVVDRVVAIDLLITVGVGFIGLFSLITNNPIFLDVAVIMALIAFLSTVAFSFYLDKRERDD; translated from the coding sequence ATGACAGTAGAAACCTATTTGATATATGTGGTCATGCCCATCATCAGTTTGTCCTTAATTTTAATCTTTATCCGATTTCTGAAAGGGCCCGCAGTGGTGGATCGTGTAGTGGCTATTGACTTACTCATTACCGTAGGAGTTGGGTTTATTGGATTATTTAGTCTGATTACCAATAATCCTATATTTTTAGATGTGGCTGTAATCATGGCGCTAATCGCGTTTTTGAGTACCGTAGCCTTTTCGTTTTACTTAGATAAAAGAGAAAGAGATGACTGA
- the obgE gene encoding GTPase ObgE, which yields MTEGNFVDYVKIYVASGKGGRGSTHLHREKFIEKGGPDGGDGGRGGHVYIVGNEGLWTLYHLKFQRHIKAGHGGDGGSSRSTGSDGEDRVIEVPLGTVVKDKETGEVLFEITAHNEKRILGKGGKGGLGNWNFRTSTNQTPRYAQPGMPGQELDIILELKVLADVGLVGFPNAGKSTLLSVLTSAKPKIADYPFTTLKPNLGIVAYRDFKSFVIADIPGIIEGAAEGKGLGHYFLRHIERNSTLLFMVPADAEDIKKEYEILLDELRRYNPEMLDKDRLLIITKSDMLDQELQAEMKAELDAALEGMPYMFISAVAQQGLQELKDKLWQMLNN from the coding sequence ATGACTGAAGGGAATTTTGTAGACTACGTGAAAATATATGTAGCCTCAGGAAAAGGTGGAAGAGGTTCTACGCATTTACACCGAGAAAAATTTATTGAAAAAGGAGGTCCTGATGGTGGTGATGGTGGACGTGGAGGTCATGTCTATATTGTCGGTAACGAAGGGTTATGGACGTTGTATCACTTGAAATTCCAACGCCATATCAAAGCAGGGCATGGTGGTGATGGTGGTAGTTCTAGAAGTACGGGTTCTGATGGGGAAGATCGAGTTATTGAAGTACCTCTGGGAACAGTTGTAAAGGATAAAGAAACAGGAGAAGTCCTTTTTGAAATTACAGCACATAACGAAAAGAGAATCCTTGGAAAAGGAGGAAAAGGGGGATTGGGAAACTGGAACTTTAGAACGTCAACCAATCAAACACCTCGTTATGCGCAACCAGGAATGCCTGGTCAAGAATTGGATATTATTTTGGAGCTAAAAGTATTAGCTGATGTAGGTTTGGTAGGATTTCCCAATGCGGGAAAATCAACACTTTTATCTGTGTTGACCTCTGCAAAACCAAAGATTGCTGATTATCCTTTTACAACCTTAAAACCAAATTTGGGAATTGTTGCTTACCGTGATTTTAAATCTTTTGTGATTGCTGATATCCCCGGAATTATCGAAGGTGCAGCAGAAGGAAAAGGTTTAGGACATTATTTCTTGCGTCATATTGAACGCAATTCAACCCTTCTCTTTATGGTGCCTGCTGATGCGGAAGACATCAAAAAAGAATACGAAATTCTCTTGGATGAATTGAGACGATACAATCCGGAAATGCTAGATAAGGATCGTCTTTTAATCATTACCAAATCGGATATGTTAGATCAAGAACTTCAAGCCGAAATGAAAGCAGAGCTAGATGCAGCATTAGAAGGAATGCCTTATATGTTTATATCTGCAGTTGCGCAGCAAGGTCTTCAAGAACTAAAAGATAAATTATGGCAAATGTTAAATAACTAG
- a CDS encoding Na+/H+ antiporter subunit B, with amino-acid sequence MKKYQNKHHVLDTTILRTATNYLLPLLILFSLFVLLRGHYLSGGGFVGGLIASIAFVLHSFAYSTKQTLALFQFSPMRLIGIGLSLSIFSALVPVFIGLPVMTGVWFAESVAVIGAVGTALFFDIGVYLVVIGVVLTILFTIAENV; translated from the coding sequence ATGAAGAAATATCAGAATAAACACCACGTTTTAGATACGACAATCTTGCGCACGGCAACAAATTATTTATTGCCTTTATTGATTCTGTTCTCCTTGTTTGTCTTGTTGAGAGGACATTATCTTTCAGGAGGAGGTTTTGTTGGAGGATTGATAGCTTCAATTGCCTTTGTTTTACACTCATTTGCCTATAGTACGAAACAAACCTTAGCCTTATTTCAGTTTTCGCCTATGCGTTTAATCGGAATTGGTCTTTCGTTGTCTATATTCAGTGCATTAGTGCCTGTTTTTATTGGTTTACCCGTGATGACAGGTGTCTGGTTTGCCGAATCTGTAGCTGTCATTGGAGCGGTAGGAACTGCCCTGTTCTTTGATATTGGGGTGTATTTGGTTGTAATCGGAGTCGTTTTGACGATCCTCTTTACAATTGCAGAAAATGTTTAA
- a CDS encoding Na+/H+ antiporter subunit C has product MELLLVVLVGILYSAGIYLMFRRSMVKLLLGLMMLGNGANILIFLMGELTKGKAPIIDEEHTQFFDAYADPVPQALILTAIVISFGLTAFAIVLLNKVYSTTGTDDLDSLNIQDLDI; this is encoded by the coding sequence ATGGAATTATTACTCGTAGTTTTAGTAGGTATATTGTATTCTGCAGGCATTTATTTAATGTTTCGCAGAAGTATGGTGAAGTTACTCCTCGGATTGATGATGTTAGGCAACGGTGCCAATATCCTCATCTTTCTAATGGGAGAATTAACGAAAGGCAAAGCGCCAATTATTGACGAAGAACACACGCAATTTTTTGATGCTTATGCTGATCCTGTGCCTCAGGCACTGATCTTAACCGCAATTGTAATTAGTTTTGGTTTGACTGCTTTTGCTATTGTTTTATTGAACAAAGTATATAGTACAACCGGAACGGATGATTTAGATTCTCTTAATATTCAAGATTTAGATATATGA
- a CDS encoding S46 family peptidase, whose protein sequence is MKKIVLLLTAFLLIAPVKLKADEGMWFLMFIERLNQRDMEKMGLQLTAEEIYSINNHSLKDAIVQFDGGCTAEIISNQGLVLTNHHCGYDKIANLSTPEDDILTNGFWAKDKETERPAKGLSVRFFVRMDDVTKRIMSVVNDKMTEGEREKLINQEIAKIQAENDGDGRYTVSVKSFFQGNEYYYFVYEDYNDVRLVGTPPNSIGKFGGDTDNWEWPRHTGDFSMFRVYTDKNGNPAEYSATNVPMKPKHALPVSIAGIKEGDFSMILGYPGRTNRWMPAQGVEQNIKFAYPAWVEGSKLGMDVMKKHMSNDDAVRLNYASKYAGVANYWKNRQGMIDALNQHQTVATKTAAEKEFQKWANKKENKAKYGDVISDINAFYAATNTKARHDNYLMTMLRTSAMAATPYRLSGGMEAYAMGDEKKRKEMHDDFIAYVNEMYDGQNEALEKEMLAKQLMLYAAKSEGYAIAPYIEVLKKDYNGDFNKYVEEAFKQSVFANKERVLAFIENPKGVTISKDPLLKLSVAIMEQYRAKSDELAKLEDKYQKAYRLFVDGVVKSNPTGKYYPDANSTLRLTYGTVKGLPRGEKVNDAKENWYTTLKGTVAKHVPGDEEFDVPTKLIELEKTRDYGMYADKEGHLPVNFLTNHDITGGNSGSPVLNGKGELIGLAFDGNIEAMAGDVIYDPALQRTINVDIRYVLFVIDKFADAKHLIEEMNIVRK, encoded by the coding sequence ATGAAAAAAATCGTTTTATTACTGACTGCATTTTTACTTATTGCGCCTGTTAAATTAAAGGCAGACGAGGGAATGTGGTTTTTAATGTTCATTGAGCGTTTGAATCAACGCGATATGGAGAAAATGGGATTACAGCTAACTGCTGAAGAAATTTACAGCATTAATAATCATTCATTAAAAGATGCAATTGTGCAGTTTGATGGTGGATGTACAGCAGAGATAATCTCAAATCAAGGATTGGTTTTGACAAACCACCACTGTGGGTATGATAAGATTGCAAACTTGTCTACACCAGAAGATGATATTTTAACTAACGGATTCTGGGCAAAAGATAAGGAAACAGAAAGACCAGCAAAAGGGTTGTCTGTTCGTTTCTTCGTGCGTATGGATGATGTAACAAAACGCATCATGAGCGTGGTAAATGATAAGATGACTGAAGGAGAAAGAGAAAAATTAATCAACCAAGAAATTGCTAAGATTCAAGCTGAAAATGACGGAGATGGAAGATATACAGTTTCGGTGAAATCGTTTTTCCAAGGTAATGAGTACTACTATTTCGTATATGAAGATTACAATGATGTGCGTTTAGTTGGAACACCTCCAAATAGCATTGGAAAATTTGGTGGGGATACGGATAACTGGGAGTGGCCACGTCATACAGGTGATTTCTCTATGTTCCGTGTATACACAGATAAAAATGGAAACCCTGCTGAGTATAGCGCAACTAACGTTCCGATGAAGCCGAAACACGCTTTACCTGTTTCTATCGCTGGAATTAAAGAAGGAGACTTCTCTATGATTTTAGGATACCCAGGTAGAACAAATCGTTGGATGCCTGCACAAGGAGTAGAGCAAAATATTAAGTTCGCTTACCCTGCTTGGGTAGAAGGTTCAAAATTAGGAATGGATGTAATGAAAAAACACATGTCTAATGATGATGCCGTGCGTTTAAATTATGCTTCAAAATATGCCGGAGTAGCAAACTACTGGAAAAATAGACAAGGGATGATTGATGCTTTAAATCAGCATCAAACAGTTGCAACGAAAACTGCAGCGGAAAAAGAATTCCAAAAATGGGCCAATAAAAAAGAAAATAAAGCAAAATACGGAGACGTAATTAGCGATATTAATGCATTCTATGCTGCAACTAATACAAAAGCACGTCATGATAATTACTTGATGACGATGTTGCGTACTTCTGCAATGGCTGCTACTCCATACCGTTTATCAGGTGGCATGGAAGCTTACGCTATGGGAGATGAAAAGAAAAGAAAAGAAATGCACGATGATTTTATTGCTTATGTAAATGAAATGTACGACGGGCAAAATGAAGCGTTAGAAAAAGAAATGCTAGCGAAGCAATTAATGCTGTATGCTGCTAAATCGGAAGGTTATGCAATTGCTCCTTATATTGAAGTGTTGAAAAAAGACTACAATGGTGATTTTAATAAATACGTTGAAGAAGCATTTAAACAGAGTGTATTTGCAAATAAAGAACGCGTATTAGCCTTTATTGAAAACCCTAAAGGAGTAACAATTTCCAAAGATCCATTATTGAAACTTTCTGTTGCTATTATGGAACAGTACAGAGCGAAAAGTGATGAATTGGCAAAATTAGAAGATAAATACCAAAAAGCATATCGTTTGTTTGTTGATGGAGTTGTCAAGAGTAATCCAACAGGGAAATACTATCCAGATGCTAACTCAACATTGCGTTTAACCTACGGTACGGTAAAAGGGTTACCAAGAGGAGAAAAAGTAAATGATGCAAAAGAAAATTGGTATACTACATTAAAAGGGACTGTAGCAAAACACGTACCTGGTGATGAAGAATTTGACGTACCAACAAAATTAATCGAATTAGAAAAAACTCGTGATTACGGAATGTATGCAGATAAAGAAGGACATCTACCTGTAAACTTTTTGACAAATCACGATATTACAGGAGGTAACTCAGGTTCACCTGTATTAAATGGAAAAGGAGAGTTAATCGGTTTAGCTTTTGATGGAAATATTGAAGCAATGGCAGGTGATGTAATTTACGACCCAGCTTTGCAAAGAACAATTAACGTCGATATTCGTTATGTACTGTTTGTCATTGATAAGTTTGCTGATGCAAAACACCTTATTGAAGAGATGAACATTGTTAGAAAATAA
- a CDS encoding DUF4190 domain-containing protein produces the protein MDNYTPPPLPQQKSGNNTQVLGILALVSGIIGLPASFIPCFGMIAIIVSVAAIVLGILAISSAKKHNESKGLGIAGLVLGSISFAIILLWGLLFASVTTAAIKNIDDAQKELDKMNNQEYEYYEEEEEDSLQDQGETLFIEEQVTE, from the coding sequence ATGGACAATTACACTCCACCACCATTACCACAGCAGAAAAGTGGTAATAACACACAAGTTTTAGGTATTTTAGCTCTTGTTTCTGGTATTATAGGTTTACCAGCCTCTTTCATTCCGTGCTTTGGAATGATTGCTATCATTGTTTCAGTAGCTGCCATTGTATTGGGAATCTTAGCTATTTCTAGTGCAAAAAAACACAATGAATCTAAAGGTTTAGGAATTGCAGGCCTTGTTCTTGGAAGTATTAGTTTTGCTATTATTCTGCTTTGGGGACTTCTGTTTGCTTCTGTTACAACAGCAGCAATCAAGAACATTGATGATGCTCAGAAAGAACTAGACAAAATGAATAACCAAGAGTATGAATACTACGAAGAAGAGGAAGAAGATTCTCTTCAAGATCAAGGTGAAACTCTTTTTATAGAAGAACAAGTAACGGAATAA